In Atopobium sp. oral taxon 416, the genomic stretch CGCCAAGTCCTACATCTTGGCCCCCAGTGGCCTCGAGGTCGGTGACACCGTCATCTCCGGCGATCACGATATCGATATTCAGCCGGGCAATGCGCTGCCGTTGTCTGAGATCCCCGTCGGTACTTTGGTCCACGCGGTGGAGTTCAAGCCTGGCAAGGGCGCCGCAATCGCCCGCTCCGCCGGCACCTCCATCCAGCTGATGGGCAAAGAGGGCAACTACGCGATCCTACGCATGCCCTCTTCAGAGATGCGCCGCGTGCTGCTCACCTGCCGCGCCACGATCGGTGAGGTCGGCAATGCTGACCACTCCAACATCGTGATCGGCAAAGCGGGCCGTCAGCGCTGGAGAGGCGTTCGTCCGACGGTCCGTGGTACGGTCATGAACCCAGTCGACCACCCACACGGTGGCGGCGAGGGCAAGAACCACACTTCCGGTCGTCCGTCTGTGACCCCGTGGGGCAAGCCGACCAAGGGCTACAAGACGCGTGATCCTAAGAAGGCTTCGAATTCTTTGATCATCCGTCGTCGTAGAACGAAATAACCGTCGAGAAGGAGTGAATAAATGAGCAGAAGTCTCAAGAAGGGACCGTTTGTGGAGACGCGCCTCCTCGAGCGGGTTACCGCAATGAATGAGTCAGGCAAGAAGGATGTTATCAAGACCTGGTCACGTTCAAGCACCATCTTCCCGGAGATGGTCGGCCACACGATCGCGGTCCACAATGGCCGCCAGCATGTCCCTGTCTACATCACCGAGTCCATGGTCGGCCACAAGCTGGGCGAGTTCGCCCCGACCCGTACGTTCCGTGGTCACAGAGTTGCAGAGTAGGAGGTCACGACTAGATGAAGCAGATTGAAAACGGAGCCTTCGCCACCGCGAAATACGTGCGTATGGCTCCCCGCAAAGTCCGTTTGGTTGTTGACCAGATTCGCGATAAGTCCGTCAACCAGGCACTCGAGCTGTTGCAATTCGCAAACGTTGCCGCTGCAACCCCGGTCGAGAAAGTGCTGCGCTCAGCTGTCGCCAATGCGGAGAACAACAACAATCTTCGTGCGAACAACCTCGTAGTTACCAAGGCCTATGTGGATGAGGGACCGACGCTGCGCCGTATCCGTCCGCGCGCAAAGGGCTCTGCATCACGTATCAACAAACGCACGAGCCATATCACGATCGTTGTCGCTTTGCGAAAGGAGGCGTAAGGGGATGGGCCAAAAGGTACAGCCTACAGGATTCCGTTTAGGTATTACTGAGAATTGGCGTTCCCGTTGGTACGCTGGAAAGGACTACTCCAGCAAGCTTGGTAACGATTTAGCAATCAGAGGATTCCTCGAGAAGAGACTCGCCCGCGCAGCCCTCTCCCGCGTCGAGATCGAGCGTTACGGGGACAAGATCCGCATCCAGATCTTCACCGCACGTCCGGGCATTGTCATCGGCAAGAAAGGCT encodes the following:
- the rplB gene encoding 50S ribosomal protein L2 — protein: MAVRHLKPTSAGKRFQTVYDFKDITVKKPEKALLEPLPKKAGRNSFGRITTRHQGGGHKRQYRVIDFKRRKDDVPAKVAAIEYDPNRSARIALLHYADGAKSYILAPSGLEVGDTVISGDHDIDIQPGNALPLSEIPVGTLVHAVEFKPGKGAAIARSAGTSIQLMGKEGNYAILRMPSSEMRRVLLTCRATIGEVGNADHSNIVIGKAGRQRWRGVRPTVRGTVMNPVDHPHGGGEGKNHTSGRPSVTPWGKPTKGYKTRDPKKASNSLIIRRRRTK
- the rpsS gene encoding 30S ribosomal protein S19, whose protein sequence is MSRSLKKGPFVETRLLERVTAMNESGKKDVIKTWSRSSTIFPEMVGHTIAVHNGRQHVPVYITESMVGHKLGEFAPTRTFRGHRVAE
- the rplV gene encoding 50S ribosomal protein L22, whose product is MKQIENGAFATAKYVRMAPRKVRLVVDQIRDKSVNQALELLQFANVAAATPVEKVLRSAVANAENNNNLRANNLVVTKAYVDEGPTLRRIRPRAKGSASRINKRTSHITIVVALRKEA